In one window of Leptospira sp. GIMC2001 DNA:
- a CDS encoding oxygenase MpaB family protein, with protein sequence MKSRDWSIFRSQGDLIADQFLSKQLLGHPEQLDKAKELFDKLTQNNDVFASTNEFSEFLKITSHLPEWIDFDKITIAQSIFHKYGSFILLLLGFKSLPMAYTCGKGAEVLVHTGRLVEKDRALKPIIRRLVETTQFVVSVLEENGFSDKGSAIIVSQKVRLMHSSIRYFISKSGNWDLDLGIPINQQDMAGTLQSFSSLIVEGLNDLGVELSSEEKDAYVHLWRVVGHLIGVIPELNPDGYDNAYSLGMEIFLDQREESEAGKILTKSLIDFYNYMVPGNIFDEVPILLLHELMGAENCQILDVPPMRHAFFEDLVFKLGVKLDHEFSSRSGFQKVVGDFSKAMLVGMDHYYYDDKKAKFEIPPSLTTNWSL encoded by the coding sequence AACTTTTTGACAAACTGACTCAAAACAACGATGTATTTGCTAGCACCAACGAATTTTCAGAATTTCTCAAAATCACAAGCCATTTACCTGAGTGGATCGACTTCGATAAAATTACAATCGCACAATCGATATTTCATAAATACGGATCTTTTATCTTACTGTTATTGGGTTTCAAATCGTTGCCGATGGCTTACACTTGCGGTAAAGGTGCTGAAGTCTTAGTTCATACTGGAAGATTGGTTGAGAAAGATCGCGCCCTAAAACCTATCATTAGAAGACTAGTGGAAACAACTCAATTTGTTGTTTCAGTTCTCGAAGAAAATGGATTCTCCGATAAAGGCTCGGCAATTATAGTTTCACAAAAGGTTCGATTGATGCATTCATCTATTCGATATTTTATTTCCAAATCTGGAAACTGGGATCTTGATTTGGGAATCCCAATCAATCAACAAGATATGGCAGGAACACTACAATCTTTCTCTAGTTTAATTGTGGAAGGATTAAATGATCTTGGTGTTGAGTTGTCATCCGAAGAAAAAGATGCATATGTGCATCTCTGGAGAGTAGTTGGGCACTTAATTGGTGTTATCCCAGAATTAAATCCAGATGGATATGATAATGCTTACTCTTTAGGTATGGAAATATTTTTGGATCAGAGAGAAGAATCGGAAGCAGGTAAGATTCTCACCAAATCTTTGATAGACTTTTATAATTATATGGTACCTGGTAATATTTTTGACGAAGTGCCCATTCTATTACTCCACGAGCTTATGGGTGCGGAGAATTGTCAAATCTTGGATGTTCCACCTATGCGGCATGCTTTCTTTGAAGATCTAGTATTTAAGTTGGGCGTCAAATTGGATCATGAATTTTCATCTAGATCAGGATTTCAGAAAGTAGTGGGAGATTTTTCCAAGGCTATGCTCGTCGGAATGGATCATTATTATTATGACGACAAAAAAGCTAAATTTGAAATTCCTCCATCTTTAACAACAAACTGGAGCCTATAA
- a CDS encoding transmembrane-type terpene cyclase, translating to MKEWIEKILTNPEYLGKFTLTENVLLLVGVIFWVYVYGELIYRAKTIQFVEMPVFIACGNIVWEFLWGFVIQEDMGIVLKWGYRLAFILDVFIFYYIIKYGKKQWKIQVADRNYYFLLFFLCIGWAGLIYTFQINRYDLFTGSNSAYILNLFISGLYPVLFLSIGDISKFSYGIAWTKFIGTAFFSWFLFLFFPDQPFVLVLAVLVFLADLYYVILFYNTRKQKI from the coding sequence ATGAAAGAATGGATTGAAAAAATATTAACGAATCCAGAATATCTGGGTAAATTTACACTAACAGAAAATGTTCTTCTCTTAGTGGGTGTAATATTCTGGGTTTATGTCTATGGAGAACTAATTTATAGAGCAAAAACAATTCAATTCGTTGAAATGCCCGTCTTTATAGCCTGTGGAAATATTGTTTGGGAGTTTCTATGGGGTTTTGTAATTCAAGAAGATATGGGTATTGTTCTGAAATGGGGCTATCGATTGGCATTTATATTGGATGTATTTATATTTTATTATATAATTAAATACGGTAAGAAGCAATGGAAGATTCAGGTCGCGGATAGAAATTATTATTTTCTATTATTTTTCTTATGCATTGGATGGGCTGGACTTATATATACATTCCAAATAAATCGCTATGACTTATTTACAGGTTCCAATTCTGCTTATATATTAAATTTATTTATTTCCGGACTTTATCCAGTGTTATTTCTTAGTATCGGTGATATAAGTAAGTTTTCTTACGGTATAGCATGGACCAAATTCATTGGTACGGCTTTCTTTTCTTGGTTTCTTTTTTTGTTTTTTCCCGATCAGCCATTTGTATTGGTTCTCGCTGTTTTAGTTTTCTTGGCTGATCTTTATTATGTAATTCTATTCTACAATACACGTAAGCAGAAAATTTGA